The window AACCCTCTCCACACATTTGTTTGTCAAACAACCAACTAGAGAACTTATATTCCTTCTTGATCTCTTTTCTCCTCTTTGCTCTTTTGTCCCACTAAATCTATCAAAAAAACTAGTAGACAAAAGTGAGTTATTTGCACTATTTCAAGAACATATTTATGAATCAATATTGTAATCCTTGTTCACCTCTAATGGTTCATGCACTTGAACAAGAAGATTTCTTTACTGGTAGATGCATACTAGTAAATGGTCCTGTTATTATTGGAGCTGGTCCTTCAGGACTAGCGGTTGGCGCTGGTCTTAAACAACAAGGGGTTCCCTTTGTAATCTTGGACCGCGCCAACTGCATTGCTTCCCTATGGCAAAACAAGACGTATGATCGCCTTAAACTTCACCTCCCGCGACAATTCTGTGAATTGCCTTACTTCCCATTTCCAGAAAACTTCCCTGAATATCCTACTAAGTACCAATTCATAAGCTACCTTGAATCTTATGCAAAAAAATTCGAGATCAACCCACGATTTAATGAGTCTGTCCACACTGCTAAGTATGATGAAACTTGTGGCTTGTGGAGGGTGAAGACAGTATCTAAAAATGGTTCAATCACTGAATATATATGCAGGTGGCTTGTGGTGGCTACAGGAGAGAATGCAGAAAAGGTGGTGCCCGAATTCGAAGGATTGCAAGATTTTGGTGAACATGTTATGCATGCTTGTGACTATAAAACAGGGGAAACTTATGAAGGGAAGAATGTGTTAGTTGTTGGCTGTGGCAACTCAGGCATGGAAGTTTCACTTGATCTTTGCCATCATAATGCAAGTCCATCCATGGTTGTCCGAAGCTCGGTAAGTCTCATATTCTCATCCAAAAATCATTCCTCACAAGCTACAAGCCTAAGTATGCTAGGAGAAAAAATTGCACTCCATATTTTTGAGAGCATCTTTCCATGTTGAGCAGACTCTCCAAAATGgcgccgcacccgtgtcggatcctccaaaatgCACTATTTTTTAAAGGATCTGACACTCACCCACTAATAATTTTGAAGAGTTCGAGCAACATAGTTCCGGACTAACAAATCTTCCTTATATCTCCAATTTATCACAAGTATATGATCTTATGATATCTTAACGTCTTCATTTTTAATGAACAGGTTCATGTTTTGCCAAGGGAAATTCTTGGAAAATCGACGTTTGAGTTAGGAGTTTCGATGATGAAATGGCTACCAATTGAGATGGTTGACAAGATATTGCTAGTTGCAGCAAGGTTACTTCTTggaaatatagaaaaatatggTTTAAAAAGGCCATGTATTGGACCTTTACAGCTCAAGAACACAGAAGGGAAGACTCCTGTCTTAGACATAGGTGCATTACAAAAGATTAGATCTGGAGATATAAAGATAGTTCCTGGAATCAAGAAATTTTCTCAAGGAAAAGTAGAATTTGTTAATGGGGAAATTCTTGAAATTGACTCTGTCATCTTGGCAACAGGATATTGCAGCAATGTTCCTTCCTGGTTAAAGGTGAGAAAAGAAACtaagttttgtttttctttttgttttgttttggttgTGTAGTCAAGTAggtgtatttaattttttatttatggaTTCTTGTGACAGGTATGGAAGTTGGTTTCTTGTAGATTCTCTGTTCCTATTTCTTGTATTGTTAGTGATCAGGTGGATAGTATTCTCATttgcttcaattttctttttaatttattggGAACAGAGAAACTTAACTGATCACTTTCCATCTTTTTATTTTCTctagattttctttttcttttactatgGTAATTAATTTTCCAGAAACAAGATTGAGTTTTCCAAGAAAATAGTTGAATGGATTAGATCAGCAGATCTGAGCTGCAATTcttgtttctttattattatttttttctgttttcttacacattttttcctttttagattATTGATAAGAGTTTTCTAAAATACTTTCCTTAAAATTTTGGCCTAATGagtatttattgattttttttttatacagGAAAATGAATTTTTTTCAAGGGAGGGATTTCCAAAAAGCCCATTTCCAAATGGATGGAAAGGAAAAGCTGGTCTATATGCAGTTGGATTCACAAGAAAAGGACTCTCTGGTGCATCTTTGGATGCAATTAAAGTATCACAAGATATTGGCAAAATATGGAAAGAAGAAATTAAGCAGAAAAATCAATCTGTTGCTGTTGCAAGTCATAGAAGAAGCAAGTTACCTTTCTAATGCCAAGCTaatatgattttttttgtttttaaaatttttaccttttcttcctgtaattttACTTGCCAAGTAACAAGCTGATAGTCTGTAATTTAGGGGGGGGGTTGTGACAAGAGAAGGAAGAGACAAAACAGAGGGCAGCCCTCTCCAGAGAAATCCCAAAATTCATATTTGGGAATTTTTGTAGGAAGAAGAGGCTTTTTCAGCATCTACTTCTAAGGaaaatttgtacaaaaggttGAATAATATGTAATAGAAAATGTGACTTCATATATCTCCTTTCCCTGTAGGTAATTTAACCAGTTCCACAAAAAGTACTTAAAAAGAGTGATGTACTACTATGTAAGTATGTTGTTCAATTGATGCATCATGACTCTTGAGCCGAGGATTTTCGGAAATAGTATATATACCcctcgggtaggggtaaggtgtgCGTAAACACTAcactccccaaaccccacttgtggaattgttgttgttgttattgtactggattgttgttgttgttattgcctCTTGTACATCATGCTTCAGTACTTGTGAAGGAAAATTCATCTTCTGATTTTATCAAGTTGGTAAAGAAGGGTCAAAGGTGATAGATAGGTTCTCTCACTCAATAAATCTTGGTCCACCCTAGTCATTTATTCTACTGATGGGATCTATCTTTAGAACATGGTCCACCTAGGGTCCCATTAAATATGGTGGACCAAATATCCATAATTCCAGAACATCCCTTATTTCTATTTAAATATGACAGAGACTCTTCACAACTTTAGTTCAGGAAATACCTATGTAAAACTCTTAGAGCACCTCCATGTTGCCAAACACATGGATAGAgcccaccaaaaaaaaaaaggagggtTAAAAAGATCCCATTGCCTTCAAGTCAAACTTGTAAGATAGCCCCAAGGCTTGGTTCAGTATAAAAGCAGCACGTGACCTGTGTGTTAGACGCACATCATAAGTTTAAAACTCTACCGTCCGGTGCACAAAGCATGTGGGCATTCACACAAGGTCCGAACgcaccccaaggggtgtgatgtagacaggctgcttccacggctcgaaccgtatcctataggtcacacagagacaactttaccgCGGACAAAAACCTTGGTACATAAAAAAGGGTAAGGAATGAGTCTATTATTCACTGAGTATCGAATCGTCCACCAGCTAGCTAGCCCTCGAAAATTTCTCAGTTAGTAAAGAAAAAGTCAAACTTGGAGAATAGTTTGATACTTTCTAGTCTTTCTTAAAGAGTGACATGTATAATAGTATACTTTTAAGAGGTTTCCCAAATTAGATAGAATTAGAATTCCATACCTTAGACTAGTGCCATATGAGTCTAGCtcagatatttttttttttgatgaccgAAAAATCCGTTTGGAGCCGACCCTTTGGACCAACCGCAACCTTCGAAACTCGATAGATAATGGGCCCgtccctctacccttctccacttaaataccaggctttgcCTTGCATGGTGTGGgggcttgaacctgtgacctaaGACACAAATCCACCACCCTTTGCCACTTAAGCTAGGCCCTGGGGGCGTCTAGCTCAGACGTTATCACCTagtaaagtgagattatcttgaATTTCAAAGGGGACAACTGCATGGATGGGGTAGCTCAGGGGTCAAAGCACCATGAATGAATGGAAATTTCCTAAATCCTTTTCATCCACATATTcccctcctcataagtcaaaatATTTCTAACATTTTGTTCATAATATCTCATATAACAGCTTGCTTTACCAAAAATAGAAAATTGGAAAATAGAACCAATCATTCATTTTATCCATCTAGTCTAGCTACCTATCGGCAAATCTATATGAATCATTTCCATGTTAGCATCCTAGATTTTTCTCCTGTctcattcttctttatttccttttataATATGTACAAACTGAAGTTTtcatttttctctctttatttataAGAAttgaaaagagagagagagacgggggggggggggggggttatgaAGGGAACTGTGGGAGGAAGAAGGCTGTTTTTAGGTTCAGAAAAGTGGTCCATGGTTGTCTCCTTTGGTGACAAATTTTATTTCCAGTTTTTAACAAACTATTATAGAAAATGGGAATTGAACTTGGTTTTTAAATCAGATCCAACATGACTTAAATTTCCCATTTCATAATGAAGAAGAACATAAAAATTCTACTGACAGAAAAGAtttaacaaaaagaagaaaatccaaagcAGCAGTACATATATAGACAACCCATATGAGTACCCATGCTGTTGAATCAAGCATGCAGCAAACCTTTATCTAGTGTCCCATCTAGAATTGCTTCACCACCACATACAAAAGTCttgcaaaaatatatataaaaataagtcAGTTTCAAACCTTATTGAACTTAAAACACACAGTTCATGTTCCTCAACTTGCTCCATGCAAAGTGTTTGAATTTAACACATGACATTGAAGCTACAGTTGTTATTATGTCATTTTGCAGTGGAATTTACTTAGGTTTTTCTAACCTTGCGACATATTATTGGACATCGCTCTTACCGAGAGAGGAATACACATGGCCTGGTCACAGACCATATCCATGAGAATGCCCATTCCTTCATGCTCTGATCTATCATGCAATCACTTTGCAAGTGTTCACTAGAGTTGGATGGTGGGCACTGTCCTTGTATCTTACTGCTGCATGTCCTACCTGAAGATTGTGTATCCTGTGATTGCTGAAGTTAAAATATGTATAGGTGTTACATAAAAACGTGAGATAACAGGCTACGAGCTTTCAAGGAGAGACCTGCAGGTACTGCAGCTAAGGCTCcgtaaagaacttctaaaaaaaaTCAGAATGTTTAATTACACAGAAGGGgagcgtaactggtaaagttgttgtcatgtgaccaggaggtcacgggttcgagccatggaaacagcctcttgcagaaatacaaggtaaggctgcatacaatagacccctgcggtccggcccttccccgaaccccgcgcatagcgggagcttagtgcaccgggctgccctttaatGTTTAGTTACACAGATTAATACTCGTAACACTTAGTGATTTCTTTTCCATCCTAACTTCCAAAAAGTTTATGTCTTTGTATCCACCTCTAAAGTTGCACCCTAACACTGATGTTTGCATCTCTGTTATAAATCCTCACGTAATAAGTGTGGATTAACTTGTGTGACAAGAGTCCTTGTTAATTTCCTTGATTACTTTCTGTGTAAAAATCATTAACTTAAAAATCCACTTAAGAAGTCCATTGAACAATGCTTATGAACATTCATGTCTGGAGAAGGAACTCCAAAAAATCCAAACGATCAAGCACTGATCATAAACCAAAAATTTTGTTTTCACCATCTTTTAACTCTTAGAGCAAAGAAAGTCATGTACCTGGATAAGAAACTTCCCCTCCATTTGAGTTCATAGTCCACCAGTCAGCTTTCATTGTATATGACTAATACTTTTAACCATTTCTAAGATATGTTAGAAAAATGAATTTCCATATCATTATACTTTGTACATGGTTTGAAAAGATGAAAGTTTTATCTTCGAAAACTATAAATCATCTTAAGATTTCATTCTGGAGAGAGGTCGAATTGACTACTGATAAGCAAATTATTACATTCAGTACTCAAGCATCTGAAACTAAGTCACATATATGAAGAATTGTTTTTTACCAATAATCAACATAGTTAATTATTATAAAAGAAATTGCTTTTGCTCTAtcaaaatgtgttatttcaaatgCATGTTCAATTTGACATGTAAAAATTGGACTACCTCAAACTTCTATAGACCGGATGCATCTCTGCTTTAGATAATACATGCAGTTATGTTTTTAAAAATTGACGCTATTTACGTACATGAGAAGTTGCAATCACCAAAGGTTCACCATCAAATTATTCACTTGCTGGAAAGCATTTGATCAATTTCTCCACTCTGATTGTACATGCTAACAATTTTCTTTGCATATGCTGGTATGTGTCTGTCAGCTCTGCCTTTCACAAAAATCACAGTAGTTAGAGAAGAACACGAGTTTATCCCTCATACTGGAATAAACATTAATTCTCTACAAACCTTTCCTTTCCCCACTTGCGGACTACATTTAAATAATTTCTGATTGTGTGGTAATCTAGTGAATAACGTGCAAATTCTAGACCCTTCGGTCCGACCTGAACCCAGAGAACCAAGTTTAGCACATCGAATTTATGATCATTTCTTTTTGAGAAGGAATTTATTATCATTTCTGAAATTCACAAGTATATGAACAAAAAAATCTTACTATGTTGAGAAAAAATGCAATTAAATTTCCAACAAACTTTGGAGCAGGTTGAGCAGGACCTCTTCCTGGAAATTCAGAAAGTTTTGCATGAGTCTTGTGAGATCATGGAGAAAGGTTCAAACATCATAGAGAAAAATATTTACTTCAAGATCATAACAGAAAAAGATTTACTTCTCAGGATTCTGCCCTGAGCATACCAACCACTTGACTTTTAATGATCAAAACAAATTAAGGTTAACTCTTAGGCCAGCGTAAATAGTCAATGAGATGTGCCACACACTATAGAAGTAAATGAAGTAGTGTTTTGCTATGCCTGTACATACAACATAACAAATATACTATGAGTAATATCAAACTTATTTGAGAGTCAACTATGATCAGTCTCTCTCCCATCCAGAAAAATCTGATTAGATAAACAATGGTGAAATAGCTAAACATAAAGAAGAGTATTTGTAAAGGACCAGAATCAGCAAATAATAAACAAAGAAATTTATAAATTAAGGGTGTTCTAAGCGTAGTAATAAATTCATTAAAGGCTGCAGAACTTGAACaagcaaaaattagaaaatgagaCACGACATAAGAAAGGATTGAAGTTGCATAATCCCCTACAGTTCCCATTTTTCTACGACATCGAGGTGATAAAGATGAGATAAAAACTCAGATAGTTGATTAAAGTACGTGCCTCGCAGATGGACCCACCAAGAACAGTACATAACCCGAGAGCAGATATCAAATTCTGCACTAGCATGGGTACACAGAGAGTCTGCTTAGTAACTACTTATGATGACTATATTTCACAAGATAACCGCATACCAAATTTTGCTTCATCATCTGCCTTCACGGTTTCTACGACAAATGGACGCCGGTTACCCTGAAATAAGATGCATGCCTTAAGATAGTTATATTATACAAGAAAGAGTTTAAGGGCAACGTTACGAGATGGAGCATCATGTATTACACTACTTATCGTTGGAGTAATTTCCAAAAGGTTCTCGACAAGGCCTAGCATTTCTCTACCACGTTCATTTCTGCATTAGGAATATGCAAAAGTGTCTCTTTAAAAAGCTTATTCCATGGTAAAGCAAACGACATGCCCTTTGTACCCAGTCAAAGGATTAAAACATTTGGCATTACTTTACCTGACTGTAACATATTGCGGATGCTGCATCATGCTGATTCCACTATATTTTGGTACACCCATGTATCCCACCACCAAATCCTGAAATTTTCTTGAAGGTAAGGTTAACAGGATATCAAGTTTTGCTTTTATTCAGAAGAAATAATCTGCCTCAGTAACATCTGGAACACCACCGTAATGGAGCAGGACAGCAACAGGTAAATCTTTTAGGAGCAAAAAGTACTTAATTGCAATGGATAATAAATGTAGCATCAAACATTTACTGAAAAatctttttttgataaggtacGTTTACTGAAAAAGCTTTGTGAAAACCTTGAAGAGCAAACATATGAACTGGACCACCATGCATTAATCCAGGACCAAAAGGACTTGACTACAAAATTCCTTCTGGACGTGAACCACGGAATCTCATCTCTGGATATGTCACAAACTTTCACTTAAGAAACAGTTGGAGCAAATTAGTAGCCAGGTGCAGCTCCAAAACCCAAATTTCTGAGTTTGACAATGATTGAGACTACTTCTGCAAAACCTTTTCCCCCCTCAAGGAACTAAGCACTGGAAAAGCTTctttttttgagaaaataagaggaGACATATTCAAGATTTGACAATTTGATGACTGCAATACACACCTATCTATAAGATCAAACATAATATTCATCTGTTAATGCAGGATAATCTAACTTACAAACTTAACACATCTAacattttaaatttttcatacTCCATCAGTAACACTTAACATTCTAACATGCCCCCTAAAACCCAAGGTGCAGAGACCAATTTGGGTTTGCTATTTTTGAAATACAGAAATGTAGAAAAGATATTATAGATGTCAAACACAAAAAACATATGATATTTGTCAATGAGATAATATCTTAAGAACTTAACACTTATAATATTCTAACTCTAATATTCTAATACTGAACACTTAAAATTCTGAGGACTGGTCAAAGCAGCAGTTAGAGTACTCTTTTTATTGCTCTACGGAAATCTAATGTATGCATATGCACTGTGGCACCTGCAGCTCACCTATGTTTCTTTTATCAGTACTCTTTGTAAAAAGTGTATTATACAATGTATCAGGACCTTTGGTTATGAACATAAAACTCACCGCCAAGCCATTTGTGTAGTCAAAACAGCTGTAACACAAAAAAAAGAATACTTTACAAATCAGCACGAGTTAATACTCTGAAGAAGTAGAGACAGAATAATGCAATATATGATACATGAGAATACAGGACATTAGCCTTGTATGGAATGTTCTTTCAGACTTCTACACCTAGAGAGCATGATTACTTTAAGGACATCTGTTAGACAGCTGAAACCCATATTGATATTGTTTAATAGATGTTTAATTGTTtgatttatttctttcaattgaCAGTGTTTACTGATCTTGACTTAACTGCTCAAGTAAAAGGCGACGATTGACTAGTGAAAACTAGAGATCATATAGAAAGTACAACCCCATCACACTACCTTGTGCACATAAAAACATGCTTATCAACTTGCTCCCTAGTTGTTATGTTCCAATACTGAAGGAATTTTGCCCATAAAATGCTAATTGGAATAAGTATACACATAATATTTAAAGACTGTCAGCAAATCAAGAATAAGCAATTGAAATACCTGTAACAAGATGGTGCAATAACATCAACTAACTCATTTGCTGGTAAACAGAAATAGGGAACCTGCTTTAGTAAAATATAAATCTGAATAAACAGCATTAAGACAAAACAGAAGATACGAAAAAGTAGATACTGTTTTACCTCTTCAATATGGCCATCTAAATGCTTCAGATGGACCTGTTGAAATGTAGAGATTAGACAGGTATGTTAAACTGATTAGAACACCAGCATACATAATTCAATAGTATATCCTTTAGATGATAATAAAATTAGAAACCTAAATTATGGTTATATAGGATTAACTGTCGAAATATTTTCATCTAAGAGGATAATGAGACACATATGAGCTTAGTTTTTTCTTCCTCATTTGCAAGTTCCTAGAAATATTTTCATCTACGAGGATAATGAGACACATATGAGCTTAGTTTTCTCTTCCTCATTTGCAAGTTCCTACTTATAGGCAGATTTGATGCAACATAGAACAGTACACCCTCTGTCAACTTTTATGTTAAGACATTATTTCAACTTGTGTATTACATAAGTAGTAGTGGAAGAAAATACTAAAATAGTAGTTAAAGAAGTTAGTTGACATAGAAACATCAAATCACACCTTAAATTTTGGATTAGTTTAAAAGACTTTTATTCTTAGAAACTTGTGAAAgttgtataaaataatattattagtAAAATGGTGTCAAATATTTTGATACGTGCCAGATAACGAGACTGGCATACAAATTAATTGGGATGAAGAGTAAAAAAGGGcagctcggtgcactaagctcccgctatgcgcggggcccggggaagggccggaccacaagggtctatcgtacgcagccttaccttgcatttctgcaagaggccagtttccacggcttgaacccgtgacctcctggtcatatgacaacaactttaccagttacgccaagagTGAAATGCATCTTCAAGAGTGAGTTGACTCACCAGCCAAATAAAACCATATTCTAGGCAGAGCACACTAGTCATCAGGTTAAGAGAGGTTGTTTAGCCAAGTTTAAGAATACAACATTCAGAAAACAGATCGCCATGACAAGTACATGAGAATATAGAAGTTGGTTTCCTTGTGCTTATACTTGAATGTATAGAATTGCAAGATCACAGAGGTGATGCATAGGTTGTCTCACAAAGAAGGTGAGTTTGTGAtgaaagagtagcatgagcaaaCCCCTTTTTCATATGAAAGTACTATAACAGGAGCACACCTTGTAGTCTTGCATAAACTCATAGTGAAGAACTGTTTCAGGTTCACTGCTAGCGGCCTTCAGAAACTTATCTAAGCCTTCTCGTTTTCCATTATCCACTGTCAAGAAACTACTGTCAGTAATATCGGCTAAAATATCTAGGGGAAAGGAGTGTTTGATAAAAAGCAATTTGTAGAGAATCCCaccaactatgtctttctttccATCCCTGCTTCTGTGGTGGACAAACAGGAAAATTTTCAGTGGAATCTTTGTGAAGAAATATCATCTGATTAATTCGAGGGTATTTACTCCTTCACAAAAATTGGGGAACTAGGCCTCTGACACATAATGGTGTTCAGCAAGGCCCTATTAGGTGAATGGCTATTGAGATTTGGTGTAGAGGAACAGGCTTCATTGAGGAAGGTTTAATGTAGACAAATATGCGGTTCAAAAAGCTGTTGGATGGTTGAAACAGGGACAAGACCTTATGGAACAGCTCTTTGAGAAGCATCATGTAGATATAGGAGGAGGATTCAAGATAgtaagttttgatgttgttgataGAGCAAGAGTTGGCTTACAGAAACAGAGACCGTATGGAGATAATCTCTCATGTTACACTTTCAGCATTATCCACAAAACATCCTATCAGCAGAAGTCTAATATTTATGAAGTGTGCAGGTAACAGGAAGGAGAACCATTTTGGACTCGAAGTCAAAAGAAGCTTGCAATATCGGGAGAGTTGATGAACTCTATCAGTTACTTGATGACTTATAGAGGCACAAGATCTCAGTCACAACTCAAATATCTCTATCACAGACTACTTAGGACAGACAATGTTCTCTTTCCTCATATCTCTATACGGATATGCATGGCACTGAGGAACTTCTGTTTTTGGCACAGAGAGCTGCAACAGCGGTATCCTAACAGAGGTTTCAACTACTATAGTATGTCATTGTAAGGCCAATAGGCACTCTTTCTGAATTATGTTAATAGATCAAAGCTTTTGTCATTTAGCAAAAATAAATAGGTCAAATCTCTGTCCAAACAGACTTGATTGCTACC of the Nicotiana tabacum cultivar K326 chromosome 7, ASM71507v2, whole genome shotgun sequence genome contains:
- the LOC107811456 gene encoding putative indole-3-pyruvate monooxygenase YUCCA3, with translation MNQYCNPCSPLMVHALEQEDFFTGRCILVNGPVIIGAGPSGLAVGAGLKQQGVPFVILDRANCIASLWQNKTYDRLKLHLPRQFCELPYFPFPENFPEYPTKYQFISYLESYAKKFEINPRFNESVHTAKYDETCGLWRVKTVSKNGSITEYICRWLVVATGENAEKVVPEFEGLQDFGEHVMHACDYKTGETYEGKNVLVVGCGNSGMEVSLDLCHHNASPSMVVRSSVHVLPREILGKSTFELGVSMMKWLPIEMVDKILLVAARLLLGNIEKYGLKRPCIGPLQLKNTEGKTPVLDIGALQKIRSGDIKIVPGIKKFSQGKVEFVNGEILEIDSVILATGYCSNVPSWLKENEFFSREGFPKSPFPNGWKGKAGLYAVGFTRKGLSGASLDAIKVSQDIGKIWKEEIKQKNQSVAVASHRRSKLPF
- the LOC107811457 gene encoding 7-hydroxymethyl chlorophyll a reductase, chloroplastic; translation: MALLTGNLPSLPFNFSIISSSSQESKTVKLREDWRKKSRPIPPGGTYPAKDHCSQCGLCDSYYIAHVKNACAFLGDGMSRIEALEPTVHGRGRKEDSLDEIYMGVYENLLYARKTQPVEGAQWTGIVTTIAVEMLKAGMVEAVVCVQSDPEDRFTPRPVLARTPEEVIAAKGVKPTLSPNLNTLALVEAAGVKRLLFCGVGCQVQALRSVEQYLNLDKLYVLGTNCVDNGKREGLDKFLKAASSEPETVLHYEFMQDYKVHLKHLDGHIEEVPYFCLPANELVDVIAPSCYSCFDYTNGLADLVVGYMGVPKYSGISMMQHPQYVTVRNERGREMLGLVENLLEITPTISSGNRRPFVVETVKADDEAKFGRGPAQPAPKFVGNLIAFFLNIVGPKGLEFARYSLDYHTIRNYLNVVRKWGKERADRHIPAYAKKIVSMYNQSGEIDQMLSSK